One region of Trinickia violacea genomic DNA includes:
- a CDS encoding SMP-30/gluconolactonase/LRE family protein, with translation MADGDFEELDERFRSCVRRSEQVRTLYRGCRWAEGPVYVPAGRYLLWSDIPNNRVMRWDETDHSVSVFLQPANFANGQTLDRQGRAVRCEHGSRSVTRTEHDGSVTTLASHYRGKRLNSPNDVVVKSDGSIWFTDPTYGIDTDFEGFAATPEIGACHVYRVDARTGECEVVADDFVRPNGLAFAPDERRLYIVDSGVTHVRNGPRHIRVFDVSADRELSGGAVFASCQSGMFDGIRLDQSGRVWAGAADGVHCYDPDGTLLGKIKTGEPVANVEFGGPQRNHLFICATTSLYAIRLPVNGARKI, from the coding sequence ATGGCAGACGGTGACTTCGAGGAATTGGACGAGCGTTTTCGGTCTTGCGTTCGCCGCAGCGAGCAGGTCCGGACGCTCTACCGCGGTTGCCGCTGGGCCGAAGGGCCGGTGTATGTGCCGGCCGGCCGCTACCTGCTGTGGAGCGACATCCCGAACAACCGCGTGATGCGTTGGGACGAGACGGACCACAGCGTGAGCGTGTTCCTGCAACCGGCCAATTTCGCAAACGGACAGACGCTGGACCGCCAAGGCCGCGCGGTGCGCTGCGAGCATGGCTCGCGATCGGTGACCCGCACGGAGCACGACGGCAGCGTGACGACGCTCGCATCGCACTATCGTGGCAAACGGCTGAATAGCCCCAACGACGTGGTCGTCAAGTCGGACGGCTCGATCTGGTTCACCGATCCGACCTATGGGATCGACACCGATTTCGAGGGCTTCGCGGCAACCCCCGAGATCGGCGCGTGCCATGTCTATCGCGTCGATGCGCGCACTGGCGAGTGCGAAGTCGTCGCCGACGACTTCGTGCGCCCGAACGGTTTGGCGTTCGCGCCCGACGAGCGTCGTCTTTACATCGTCGACAGCGGCGTGACGCATGTCAGAAACGGCCCGCGCCACATCCGGGTGTTCGACGTATCGGCCGATCGCGAGTTGAGCGGCGGCGCGGTGTTCGCGTCTTGTCAGTCCGGCATGTTCGACGGCATCCGTCTCGATCAATCGGGGCGCGTCTGGGCGGGGGCCGCGGACGGCGTGCACTGCTACGACCCCGACGGCACATTGCTCGGCAAGATCAAGACCGGCGAGCCGGTCGCGAACGTGGAGTTCGGCGGTCCGCAGCGCAATCATCTTTTTATCTGCGCGACGACGTCCTTGTATGCGATCAGGCTGCCGGTAAACGGTGCAAGAAAGATTTAG
- a CDS encoding ABC transporter permease: MKHSASVRFTEWSARNRWVWAAAAVVLLWLALSLVTSRFSLSSLSGVAVSSSFLALCALGQMIVVTTGRGNIDLSIASVMTLSAYLALIVMGGSDGRLVAGLAATLALGLAVGLVNALLVVLCRIPAIIATLATGYILATATLLANRAIPGFKVAPAIHFIATGRIGAMPVIVVVALAVTVIFSLLLGYTAYGRMLSAAGQNVRAARLAGVRASWVTSSAFVTSSVLAAFAGLLLGGYVGGAFLEMGQPYLLQSLGAVVLGGTLIFGGAATPLGTLFGSMLLVLVVTTMQIAGLPPGVQDVVQGLVIITVLAMAGGGAVRRASRGARPAPPTGDAGRRAA, encoded by the coding sequence ATGAAACACTCAGCCTCCGTCAGATTTACCGAATGGTCGGCGCGCAATCGCTGGGTGTGGGCCGCGGCTGCCGTCGTCCTGCTATGGCTCGCGCTGTCGCTCGTGACGAGTCGCTTCAGCCTGAGTTCGCTGTCCGGCGTGGCCGTGTCCAGCTCGTTCCTCGCGCTGTGTGCCCTCGGGCAGATGATCGTCGTCACCACGGGGCGCGGCAACATCGATCTCTCGATCGCAAGCGTGATGACATTGAGCGCCTATCTCGCGTTGATCGTGATGGGCGGCAGCGACGGCCGGCTCGTCGCGGGACTGGCCGCGACGCTCGCACTCGGGCTCGCGGTCGGCCTGGTGAACGCGCTGCTCGTCGTGCTGTGCCGCATTCCCGCGATCATCGCGACGCTCGCGACCGGCTACATTCTCGCCACTGCGACGTTGCTCGCAAACCGCGCCATTCCGGGTTTCAAGGTCGCGCCGGCGATTCACTTCATCGCGACCGGACGCATCGGCGCGATGCCCGTGATCGTCGTCGTCGCATTGGCTGTCACGGTGATCTTTTCGCTGCTGCTGGGCTATACGGCTTACGGACGTATGCTGTCCGCTGCCGGGCAGAACGTACGTGCGGCAAGGCTCGCCGGTGTGCGGGCGTCGTGGGTGACGTCGAGCGCGTTCGTGACGAGTTCGGTGCTCGCCGCGTTCGCGGGCCTTTTGCTCGGCGGTTACGTCGGCGGCGCCTTTCTCGAGATGGGACAGCCGTACCTGTTGCAATCGCTCGGCGCGGTTGTGCTTGGCGGCACGCTGATATTCGGCGGCGCGGCGACCCCGCTGGGCACGCTGTTCGGCAGCATGTTGCTCGTGCTCGTCGTGACGACGATGCAAATCGCGGGTTTGCCGCCTGGTGTCCAGGACGTGGTGCAAGGGCTCGTGATCATCACGGTGCTCGCGATGGCGGGAGGCGGCGCCGTGCGTCGGGCGTCGCGGGGCGCCCGGCCAGCACCGCCGACCGGCGATGCCGGGCGACGCGCGGCCTGA
- a CDS encoding ATP-binding cassette domain-containing protein: MNRDNTAHLQNRAQLVIRARNLTKIYGPTRANDDISIAVACGDVIGLVGGNGAGKSTLMRMLCGVTSPDAGTIDFGDQAGQPEDYDANAAQQRGIRIVHQELSLCSNLSVAENFFLEAPQGAKARPGWRQAYRQRAHAALDAVFPNHGIDVNAEAGHLPIGERQMVEIARTVAAPGVRLVILDEPTSSLGLERSRQLRAFIHAKAAEGLAFIFISHKLHEIVDVATRVVLLRNGRLEWEGLAADASVPVLVRLMGGETAVLREAAADHQGATGAVCLRLCGGAAGGEEPIALRAGQIVGLAGLEGSGQKALLHQIFKPSKRDATKVERCGAVSFVSGDRQREGVFPLWSVLSNISLGKIATGSPFRTVTNSAERAVAATSAERLRLDANRLASGILDLSGGNQQKALMARALVSEAPIILLDDPTRGVDVAAKRDFYKLVAEVARSGRLVLWHSTEDLEFLECDRVFVFAGGRVVRELTGGEISEQAIVDASFEQPAAASAASPAAEAGTGKGGQRVVQMAPFASLVLVFAAMMIANPSAGSVFGLDLLLGPALPLVLVALGQMFVIGGSEIDLGAGAFAGLANVLSATLLFDQPALGVFSLVCAMACYSALGWLIQARRIPAIVITLGASFIWMGIGHTLQPTPGGSSPAWLSALFGWSVPGVPTSLALIVLAGLVAWMLDRCPLGVSLRAFGNNPAAMVRAGWSAPRYAALRYVLAASFIVVAGLALTAINTASDVNSGSSYTLLGVAGVVIGGCSLMGGRISPAGVVAGSVALSLIGALLGTLNVSSDFNAAVQGVLLVVILALRALVTRKGNDE, from the coding sequence ATGAACCGCGACAACACTGCGCACTTGCAGAACCGCGCACAACTGGTCATCCGTGCCCGCAATCTGACGAAGATATACGGGCCGACCCGCGCGAACGACGACATCTCGATCGCGGTTGCATGTGGCGACGTGATCGGACTCGTTGGCGGCAACGGTGCGGGCAAGAGCACGCTGATGCGCATGCTGTGCGGCGTGACGTCGCCCGACGCGGGAACGATCGATTTCGGCGATCAAGCCGGGCAGCCGGAGGATTACGACGCGAACGCGGCGCAGCAGCGGGGCATCCGCATCGTCCATCAGGAGCTTTCGCTTTGCTCGAACTTGTCGGTCGCGGAGAACTTCTTCCTGGAGGCGCCGCAAGGCGCGAAGGCGCGCCCCGGGTGGCGCCAGGCCTATCGCCAACGCGCGCACGCGGCACTCGATGCCGTGTTCCCCAACCACGGCATCGATGTCAATGCCGAAGCGGGGCACTTGCCGATTGGCGAGCGTCAGATGGTGGAGATCGCCCGGACGGTCGCCGCGCCTGGCGTGCGACTCGTCATTCTCGACGAGCCGACCTCGTCGCTCGGTCTGGAGCGCAGCCGCCAGTTGCGCGCCTTTATTCACGCGAAGGCGGCCGAGGGTCTCGCCTTCATCTTCATCAGTCACAAGCTGCACGAGATCGTTGACGTGGCGACACGTGTCGTGCTGCTTCGCAACGGGCGCCTCGAGTGGGAGGGGCTGGCGGCGGATGCGTCCGTGCCGGTGCTGGTGCGGCTCATGGGCGGCGAGACCGCGGTGCTGCGGGAAGCGGCGGCCGATCATCAGGGCGCGACGGGCGCCGTCTGCCTGCGCCTCTGTGGTGGCGCGGCGGGCGGCGAGGAGCCGATCGCATTGCGGGCCGGGCAAATCGTCGGCCTCGCCGGACTCGAAGGCAGCGGCCAGAAAGCGCTATTGCATCAGATCTTCAAGCCCTCGAAGCGCGACGCCACGAAAGTCGAGCGGTGCGGCGCGGTCAGCTTCGTGTCCGGTGACCGGCAGCGCGAAGGCGTGTTTCCGTTGTGGTCGGTACTGTCGAACATTTCGCTCGGGAAGATTGCTACCGGCTCACCGTTTCGCACCGTCACGAACTCTGCTGAGCGGGCCGTTGCAGCAACCTCGGCCGAACGGCTCAGGCTGGATGCGAACCGCCTTGCGTCGGGCATCCTCGACCTGAGCGGCGGCAATCAGCAGAAGGCACTGATGGCGCGAGCGCTCGTCTCCGAGGCGCCGATCATTCTGCTCGACGACCCGACGCGCGGCGTCGACGTTGCCGCGAAGCGCGACTTCTACAAGCTCGTGGCCGAAGTCGCCCGCTCTGGACGTCTCGTGCTCTGGCATTCCACCGAAGACCTCGAGTTCCTCGAATGCGATCGCGTGTTCGTCTTTGCCGGCGGTCGCGTCGTGCGCGAACTGACGGGCGGCGAGATCAGCGAGCAGGCGATCGTGGACGCTTCGTTCGAGCAGCCCGCTGCCGCATCTGCCGCTTCCCCCGCGGCCGAGGCGGGCACGGGCAAGGGGGGGCAGCGCGTGGTCCAGATGGCGCCGTTTGCAAGCCTTGTGCTCGTCTTCGCCGCGATGATGATCGCCAATCCCAGCGCCGGGTCCGTGTTCGGACTCGATCTGCTGCTGGGCCCGGCGCTGCCGCTCGTGCTCGTCGCGCTCGGGCAGATGTTCGTCATCGGCGGCAGCGAGATCGACCTCGGCGCGGGCGCCTTTGCTGGCCTAGCCAACGTGTTGAGCGCGACGCTGCTCTTCGATCAGCCCGCGCTGGGCGTGTTCAGCCTCGTCTGCGCGATGGCGTGTTACAGCGCGCTGGGCTGGCTGATCCAGGCGCGTCGCATACCGGCCATCGTGATCACGCTGGGGGCGTCCTTCATCTGGATGGGCATCGGTCACACGCTGCAGCCGACCCCGGGCGGGTCGAGTCCCGCATGGCTGTCGGCGTTGTTCGGCTGGTCGGTGCCCGGCGTGCCGACGTCGCTCGCGCTGATCGTGTTGGCAGGTCTGGTCGCATGGATGCTCGACCGCTGCCCGCTCGGCGTGAGCCTGCGCGCGTTCGGCAACAATCCGGCGGCGATGGTCCGCGCTGGCTGGTCGGCGCCGCGCTATGCGGCGCTGCGCTACGTCCTCGCGGCGTCGTTCATCGTTGTCGCGGGGCTCGCGCTCACTGCGATCAACACCGCGAGCGACGTCAACTCGGGCTCGAGCTACACGCTGCTTGGCGTGGCGGGCGTCGTGATAGGCGGGTGCAGCCTGATGGGCGGACGCATCTCGCCCGCCGGCGTGGTCGCCGGCTCGGTCGCACTCTCGCTGATCGGCGCACTGCTCGGCACGCTCAACGTCAGTTCCGATTTCAATGCGGCCGTGCAGGGCGTCCTGCTCGTCGTCATTCTGGCGCTGCGCGCGCTCGTCACCAGAAAGGGGAATGACGAATGA
- a CDS encoding ABC transporter substrate-binding protein, producing the protein MKLKTLAAALGALSLAQAAFASADKPVIALANAYYGNTWRHQMVDSFDAAAKQAKADGKIADYIVVNGDGSVAQQNSQIAELILKKVDAIAVDAASETAVNGIIQKACQAGIKVVSFDSVASAPCNYQLNFDFTGYKKQEAEWVMKKIGGKGNVIQVRGVKGSAPDNDMYNAQMEVLKQYPNVKVVATVYGQATASVAQSAVANVLPSLPHVDAVLGQGGSDDYGIAQAFEQYGGQYHDKMPVIEGGGSTDFIKWWAAQNQKGGYTTISMNTTPGIGATAFYLSLSLVKGAQPPKKMIMPVATVTQDNLKDYVNSPSGMIVSPTYTQAWVDKNLLAGK; encoded by the coding sequence ATGAAGCTGAAGACCCTCGCCGCCGCACTCGGCGCGCTTTCGCTGGCACAGGCCGCGTTCGCCTCGGCGGACAAGCCGGTCATCGCGCTCGCCAATGCCTACTACGGCAATACCTGGCGCCATCAGATGGTCGACTCGTTCGACGCTGCCGCCAAGCAGGCGAAGGCGGATGGAAAGATCGCCGACTACATCGTCGTCAACGGCGACGGCTCGGTCGCGCAGCAGAACAGCCAGATCGCCGAGCTGATCCTCAAGAAAGTGGACGCAATCGCCGTCGATGCGGCGTCCGAAACGGCGGTGAACGGCATCATCCAGAAAGCCTGTCAGGCCGGTATCAAGGTGGTGTCGTTCGACTCGGTCGCGAGCGCGCCCTGCAACTACCAACTCAACTTCGACTTCACCGGCTACAAGAAGCAGGAAGCCGAGTGGGTCATGAAGAAGATCGGCGGCAAGGGCAACGTCATCCAGGTGCGCGGCGTGAAGGGATCGGCGCCCGACAACGACATGTACAACGCCCAGATGGAGGTGCTCAAGCAGTATCCGAACGTGAAGGTTGTGGCGACGGTATACGGGCAGGCGACCGCGTCGGTCGCCCAGTCCGCGGTCGCCAACGTGCTGCCGAGCCTGCCTCACGTCGACGCGGTGCTTGGCCAGGGCGGCAGCGACGACTACGGGATCGCGCAGGCATTCGAGCAGTACGGTGGCCAGTATCACGACAAGATGCCGGTGATCGAAGGCGGCGGCAGCACTGACTTCATCAAGTGGTGGGCCGCGCAGAACCAGAAGGGCGGCTACACGACTATCTCGATGAACACGACGCCGGGCATCGGCGCGACCGCGTTCTACCTGAGCCTGTCGCTCGTCAAGGGCGCACAGCCTCCGAAGAAGATGATCATGCCCGTCGCCACTGTGACGCAGGACAACCTCAAGGACTACGTCAACAGTCCCTCGGGCATGATCGTCAGTCCCACCTACACGCAAGCCTGGGTCGACAAGAATCTGTTGGCGGGCAAGTAG
- a CDS encoding LysR substrate-binding domain-containing protein — MHTPRPSLNALRAFEAVARLRSMTLAAEELCVTHGAISRQVKSLEETLGLTLLVRSAQSSNPTPEGARLADGLSTAFNLIDASIEQLKPEPLTLSCSASIMMYWLIPRIAGFHERYPQGELKFNMNYDQIDFVRDKISVAIRASTIEPPKDAITRNLIEEWIGPVCSPAYAQSIGLASPRELARAKLLSTRTRPEAWSDWFGATGIEPLAGAGDGVYDHFYLLIQAAVCGLGVALVPQMLVMNDLLSGKLCAPFGFVPGPRRLVLWVAPHLRAHADVTNLEKWLIGEMNESLKEMTQFLRSADEAQAPLLRAAARAK, encoded by the coding sequence ATGCATACACCGCGCCCTTCTTTGAACGCCCTGCGCGCTTTCGAGGCGGTCGCGCGTTTGCGCAGCATGACCCTTGCCGCCGAGGAGCTGTGCGTCACGCACGGCGCCATCAGCAGGCAGGTGAAGTCGCTCGAGGAAACGCTCGGGCTGACGCTGCTGGTGCGCTCCGCGCAGTCGTCCAACCCGACGCCCGAGGGGGCGAGGCTCGCCGACGGGCTGTCGACAGCGTTCAACCTCATCGACGCGAGCATCGAGCAGCTGAAGCCGGAGCCCCTCACGCTTTCGTGCTCGGCGTCGATCATGATGTACTGGCTGATTCCCCGGATCGCCGGCTTTCACGAGCGCTATCCGCAGGGGGAACTGAAGTTCAACATGAACTACGACCAGATCGACTTCGTGCGCGACAAGATCAGCGTCGCGATCCGCGCGAGCACGATCGAGCCGCCGAAGGATGCGATCACGCGCAATCTGATCGAGGAGTGGATCGGGCCGGTCTGCTCGCCGGCGTACGCGCAATCGATCGGTCTCGCGTCACCGCGCGAGCTCGCCCGCGCCAAGCTGCTTTCGACGAGAACCCGCCCCGAAGCCTGGTCGGACTGGTTCGGCGCGACAGGGATCGAGCCGCTTGCCGGAGCCGGCGACGGCGTCTACGACCATTTCTATCTGTTGATTCAGGCCGCGGTGTGCGGCCTCGGGGTCGCGCTCGTGCCTCAAATGCTCGTGATGAACGATCTGCTGTCGGGCAAGCTGTGCGCGCCGTTCGGTTTCGTGCCCGGCCCGCGGCGGCTCGTGCTGTGGGTCGCGCCTCATCTGCGCGCGCATGCGGACGTCACCAACCTCGAGAAATGGCTGATCGGCGAAATGAACGAAAGCTTGAAGGAAATGACGCAGTTCCTGCGCTCCGCAGACGAAGCGCAAGCGCCCCTGCTGCGCGCGGCGGCGCGAGCCAAGTAA
- a CDS encoding transcriptional regulator NanR has product MAEIIQRRKLYQEVLDRLMDRIRSGEIAPGDQLPSERELMEVYGVGRPAIREALQTLERSGIVEIAHGERARVVVPTAQSLIAQIATGAMHLLRTQPDMLEHLKSARLFLETGIARMAAEQATDEDIARLQMRVVQQRASMVDLEQFLERDMAFHREIAYISGNPIYPSIVESIFRWAGEYYRPMVRAPGAEELTLAEHQRIVDAIAARDGDAAAQAMHAHLSRANALYGKLIHT; this is encoded by the coding sequence TCCGGTCCGGCGAAATCGCGCCCGGCGACCAGCTTCCTTCTGAACGGGAGCTGATGGAAGTCTACGGGGTGGGGCGACCGGCCATCCGCGAGGCGCTTCAGACCTTGGAGCGCTCGGGCATCGTGGAGATCGCGCACGGCGAACGCGCGCGAGTAGTCGTGCCCACTGCGCAAAGCCTGATCGCTCAGATTGCAACCGGCGCGATGCATTTGCTGCGGACTCAGCCGGACATGCTCGAACACCTGAAATCGGCGAGGCTTTTCCTCGAAACCGGGATCGCGCGCATGGCGGCGGAACAGGCGACCGACGAGGATATCGCCCGCCTGCAGATGAGGGTGGTGCAGCAGCGCGCATCGATGGTCGATCTCGAACAATTCCTCGAGCGCGACATGGCGTTTCATCGTGAGATCGCGTACATCAGCGGCAACCCCATCTATCCGTCGATTGTCGAATCGATCTTCAGGTGGGCGGGCGAATACTACCGGCCCATGGTGCGTGCACCGGGGGCCGAAGAGCTGACGCTCGCGGAGCATCAGCGCATCGTCGATGCCATTGCGGCACGCGACGGCGACGCGGCCGCGCAAGCGATGCACGCGCATCTGAGCCGCGCTAACGCGCTCTACGGCAAGCTCATTCACACGTGA